In Euphorbia lathyris chromosome 9, ddEupLath1.1, whole genome shotgun sequence, the following are encoded in one genomic region:
- the LOC136206099 gene encoding mitogen-activated protein kinase kinase 4-like, giving the protein MRPIQPPVGAGRGTATPNNNRRRRSDLTLPLPQRDPKLAVPLPLPPTSSTAVSMSDIDRISRIGNGSGGTVYKVVHRLNGKLYALKVIHGNHEDSVRNQICREIEILRGVNHTNVVRCHEFYEHSGEIQLLLEFMDGGSLEGTHIAHEPHLANVARQILSGIAYLHRRKIVHRDIKPSNLLIDARKNVKIADFGVSRILAQTMDPCDSSVGTIAYMSPERINTDLNHGQYDGYAGDIWSFGVSILEFYLGRFPFGVGRQGDWASLMCAICMSQPPEAPPGASREFRDFIACCLQREPGRRLSANQLLTHPFISRNTGVQKEVPQNLHQLLPPPRPLSS; this is encoded by the coding sequence ATGAGACCGATTCAGCCACCAGTAGGAGCGGGTAGAGGCACGGCTACGCCTAATAATAACCGTCGGAGGCGGTCAGATTTAACTCTACCTCTTCCTCAACGGGACCCTAAACTAGCGGTGCCTCTTCCTCTGCCGCCTACCTCCAGCACCGCCGTAAGTATGTCGGACATCGACAGAATCAGCCGAATAGGAAACGGGAGCGGTGGTACCGTCTACAAAGTCGTCCACCGTCTGAACGGGAAGCTCTACGCTCTGAAAGTGATTCACGGGAACCATGAGGACTCTGTGCGAAACCAGATCTGTCGCGAGATCGAGATCCTCCGTGGAGTCAACCACACTAACGTGGTGAGATGTCACGAGTTTTACGAACACAGCGGAGAGATCCAATTGCTTCTAGAATTCATGGACGGCGGATCCCTAGAAGGGACTCATATCGCGCATGAGCCTCATTTGGCCAACGTGGCAAGGCAAATTCTGAGCGGGATTGCTTATCTTCACCGAAGAAAAATAGTACATAGAGATATAAAGCCGTCCAATCTCCTAATTGATGCAAGGAAGAATGTTAAAATTGCTGATTTCGGGGTTAGTAGAATCCTTGCACAGACTATGGATCCCTGCGATTCATCTGTCGGTACTATTGCATATATGAGCCCTGAGAGAATCAACACCGATTTGAATCACGGCCAATACGATGGATATGCCGGTGATATTTGGAGTTTCGGAGTGAGCATACTGGAATTCTATTTAGGTAGGTTTCCGTTTGGAGTCGGAAGGCAAGGTGATTGGGCAAGTTTGATGTGTGCTATTTGTATGTCTCAACCGCCGGAGGCACCGCCTGGTGCTTCAAGGGAATTTCGTGATTTTATTGCTTGTTGTCTGCAGAGGGAGCCCGGAAGGAGATTATCTGCTAATCAGTTATTAACTCATCCCTTTATTTCCAGGAATACAGGAGTCCAAAAGGAAGTTCCTCAGAATCTACATCAACTATTACCTCCCCCGCGCCCTCTTTCATCTTag